The sequence AATATTCTTTCATATCATCATCATATTGCTAGGGATATTTACTAATCTGGTTGTgactaccacttccccccatatTCAAACTCTTGCTTAGCTGAAAAACTATCAACATACCACAAAGACTGAGTATCATTTGAGTATTTGATCATTTATTCATTCAGAGGTTGAGCCAAGCCGCTAACAAATTGACTGAAAATACAGCTGACTGACTGGTTTGCAAAACAGACAGGATCTTTAAGATTAACACTTCTGAAAAGCATTAGATATAGTGCAAATCACTGTCTCATAAATATTCAGTGCATCTGAAAAACACTCTTCTACATATTGCTTATTTCCATACTGATCCCACCCCGATCTCTGTACAGAAAAATTCTAGATTTGCTACTGCTGATCCAAGGTGAAATATAATTGCATGCATGTGTTGAATTTACACCTTTACTTCCATAATGACACATCTGCTCTGTTTAAAACTAATAAGTGTAAATTACATATTTCACTGCAGCTGAAAATAAGACATTACAGAAAGATCACTTCATGTTTATGCTTCAGTAATTACCTCTGACAGTCAAAGCACAATGTAGTCATGCAAGCAGGGCAGTTCAAAACAGCATCACTGTTTGGAATGGCTGGAGGTTtggactgctgctgctgagttCTTCTTATATTTTGGTACCTTCCAAGAAGTAAACAAACAGGTGAAGATATCCATCCCTACAGGTTAGGCATCTAGACTGAACCTTAAAGCTATATTTACAaccacacccccacctccccacagcaAATGTTTGATACCTCCTGGAACCCTGCTCTCCCAATCCAAATTTGCTCAGGATTTTGAATCTTAACTGAGTGTGGATTTTTGGATCATGATCCTTTGCTCTGCATGAAGTAGGGTGCATTTTTTCTAGGTATAATCACCACAAGCCATTTAATTCTGCTTTCATCAGTTCTTGTTAAGCTGCAGAATCTAGTTTTCCTGCAGTCCAAAGGATTTTTACTTCATACACACCCCCAAAATCCCACAGAAAAGAAGCGCCAGGCTCTTTCAATTTTATCCAAACACTCTTTTTCTGCCTCACTAAATTCCAAGCCtgtcaaaaacaaaaatgcattCACACTAAACACTGACCTATAGCTAAACAATCTGGTGATCAAAATAGGCCAGgacataaaaaaaatattagatgTCACTTAATCCTGCAAGGTCACTGTATGTGGAAcgccctttgacttcaatgggagtgccACACATAGgtgacttgcaggatcaggcttttttttttttttttttataaaaagaataaaaatataaagcaaaTGGGGTGGTAATAAAGAAGCACTTATAATCATTACTTTCTCTGGTGAAATTTGCAGGGTCAAATCCTACtagaactcccattaaagtcagtgggaagttCATGTGGagtaggatttggccctaagtaAGTACCTACAGGTTCAGAGCATCACAAAAAGGGACCTGTAAATGTGGATAAGTGAACACTGTATTAAAACaagcttttttatttcatacactTAAAATGAAACTCTGAATCAACAAAACAACTTTTAGACATACTGCCTTTATAGCACAGTCTTCTAAATTACTCGGCatatttaagaatatttttaagGGTTAAAATGTTTACAGCTGCTTACCCTCGTCTCTGAGAGTCCACCCACTCTTGGTCTCGATCATCTTCTTCTGGATCATAGAGTAGCTCATCGTTAGTAGGAATCCGGCGCTGCTGATGTCTCTTTTTTTTCCTGGCCGCCTGTGTACCTGGGAGATTTGTGCGAACATAGTTGAACTCTACCTCCCAAATAACATGATCCATTGAACGGAGAACTATTATCTATTTCCGGGGTccacaacctttttctttctgagccccccactctccaacatgctataaaaattccatggcccacctgtgccacaacaactttttttctgcaaatccagtagattaaaagccgcCGGCAATCTGGACAGCATgcagggcagttgcccagggccccatatCACAGAGGGCCctcacaaagctaagttgctcgggcttcggcttcagccctggatagTGGGGctcagtgagtctaatgctggcccctctctggtttattttggtggatcccctgaaacctgcttgcagccccacAGGGGGCCTGGGACCCCtgactgagaaccactgatctatttAACTAATTAACCAAAGTGACAGTTTCTACTTCATTTTTGCTGTGCTACAATCACAAATAATCCCCATTAAAACAAAGACTTGGATCACTCTCTTCTGCAGAACACTGCCAGAGAAGGATTAATGCAGAACCAGGCTATATAAATTACCACCTCTTTTTCAGAATTTTGATGGTGGTGTGAGATGACGTACATGCCCCCAACCTAACCACCTGCCCTCAAGACCCTCTCCAGCCACAATCCCTGACTCTAGGGAGGACTCTTCAACGTTTGGAGCAGGGTATATTGCTGTAGAGGTAGCCAACTCTTTCCTCAGTCATTTACCTACTTTATCTTCATCCTCCGAATCAGAGTCAAAATAAATGTCGTCATAGTACTTTGTAGTGGTGACTGTTCCAGCTTGTCCAGTACTTGAGGAAGTACCTATTTATGAAATTATAACCAAATAAAATAAGAAAGCACCAGAATTAGCCATCACGAGCCCAATATACAGAAACAGACTATATCTCCAAGAGTGAATTCAGGACGAGGGATCACCAAAGGCACATTCTCTGTAACTGTTTGAAAAAGCAACTGCGATCCCATTCttatgcacatgtgtaactttaccctgcgagtagtcccactgaaatcaatgcatgGATAATGATATGGTTAGTTTAATATTTAGAAGATTTAATAGCACTTACATAACAATTTATTTAGAGGTAAATTTAGACACATTAGTTGGGAACCTGTCTAAATTGAGACATATCAGTTTACACCAGTAACCCACTAGCTGATGTGTCTAACTTTATCTTGAAAACAGTGTTATGTAAATGCTATTAAAACTCCTAAATATTAAACTGATCGTACGATGCTCCATGCACTGGCTTCGATGTGACTCTACACACTGCATAAAGTTACACACActgaagtctttgcaggattggggcctaatttATAAAATGTACCTACATCATCTTCTCTAGGCACAGATATACCAATCATAAAGCAACTAATGGACATAATGTCAGCTCAAAAGGATGGTCAGAGTATAGTCCGGGGTGAGCCATCATTTGCAAATGATGGAACTCTACCCAGGAAAGTGTTATATGGCCTCTTTGGTAATACAAAGATAATTAACTGGAAACTATGCACAGGTTCACTTCTGCCCAGTTAACTGAAAAAACAAGATTTACCTTGCTGAAATGTCTGCAAATCAAAGATCCTGTTTAAAATGGACCTTTTAATAGGTGACTTGGGAAGGTAATTAAGAATGCCTCACTATGCATTTTGTAACAGGAACAAAGAAACACATGTTCTCCTCCACAGTAAGAAACTAATCCCCCTGGCCACTATGTCACTCTGAATCTTAAAGAACGGAAATATATCGGAGGGAAGCATTCTGGAGATGGACAGCTTTGGCTATTCAGAAGCAGCTTTTAGTCCTGCTGTGAGAGAGGTAATTATACTCCCAGTTCATAGACTAGCTTTCGAAATATTTTTTATCAGTGTTCTGTCAAGAGGCTAaggtttaaaatctttttttttgccTGTTAACACATTTTGATTTTAACTAGTTTCAATCTGATAGCTTTTTGAGAAAATAATGACACTGTTTGAAGTGCATGTTATTCACCCTAATTGATTACATTCAAATATACTCCTCCTAACAGTACCAATTTCCCTTAGAAAAGCGCAAAATGGAACTGAACATTGTTTGCTATAACACGATACATTAACCAATACCAACACTTTAAAATTGTGGCACACCCAGGGACTGAGGTTTACTAAGTTCAACACATCAAACACTATTCCTTTCCTTCTGAGAAGGGAATCCTTGTAGCTGCTTTGGATGCCTTAAAAAGCATCTGATTTTCACTTAAGAAGTCTTCTGAACATTACAAGtgctcagagagaaagcaaagctttAAAGCCTACAAAAGCAGCTGTGAAAATTGCTTAAAGCCACTAAGGTTAGACCAGCACCACTAAGCTTAAAAAGTGGCTGTGTATCTAAAATGCTAGTCAAAGACTAGAAACATTTATTCTGTGACAGCCATGGTAAACCACAGATGTGTGTGTCTTGGAACAAATATTTGTAGCATGTCCAGATTAGCATTTGCAATTCTGTTAGTTAACACAATTTAATCAGCAATCAATTCACTCAAGTTAAAACAGAATCACAAACTCTACCCTAGAAAAACCCTTTAGTGTAGCTTTACTCTCCAATTAAACTCTTCTAGCTCTGGGGGCTCCTGGGCAGTAAGCAATTTCTTTTTCACTTTGTAACATAAGTAGTAGTTTATTTTTACTTCTTTCCTCTCCATTGCCAGTAGGTGACCACTTCCTAGAGCCCCATGTCATAGGGGCTAAGTCCCATATGTCAGAAGTGGCGGCTGACAGCTCTCAAGATGATCTGCAGCAGATGGAGGGAATCTGCTGCCTGTTGTTCCTTCTATGAGCGGGTGATCCAAATCCTGGCAACATCAGGGAGCCactggaggcagggggagaagtACAGCGACAGCCTCCCATGTACATGGAGGAAGGGCAGGCTGAGAACAGGACTGGAGATCCCCTAAAAAGGAGCAGTGGACCAAGGAAGGCAAGCCACTAAATGAAAGAGCAGAAGCTCAGCAAGaccaagaaaggaagaaaagtccTGGAAAGTGTGAAATGCCCCATTCATCTAAATGAGCATTGGGATATTGATAGTAGTTTAATTTAAATGGCTAGGTGAACTATTtaattgctgatcattttagcacaGATGTCCAGCTATGATTATCAGTGAACACACCCATAATCAAACTGAAGGGTCAAATAATGCATTAACTCAGCCACCCTATAATTGACTATTGTATAGAAGAGCAGATACTTAAAACAGATATATTTACCTGTTTCTAGTGACTTCCACTTGCCCTCCATAGTTTTCATGGTGCAGTTTAGTTCCGCCTCCATTTCCTTTTGGAACTCATCTTCACTTGAAGATTCACTTTCTCCAGTAAGGCACTCCCTTATCAGTTTGCGCTTCTGATTGGGAGTGCCATATAAAAGCACATCCACTTCATCTTCTGAGCTATAGGATATTTAAGTATTAAAATCCATTATTATTGGCTTAAAATATCAACCTCTCTATTGATACAATAAAAATATCTTTTGAATTGTTCTGAagtattggaacaacttatctgtCTAATGACTAGACATATTTTACCATTTTAGTTGGACAACTGCTCCATTTTGGCCTATATACTAAGGCCACAATCCTGCAATtgacagtgaagtcagtgggtctgTGGGTAAGCACAACAATCTACCTATGCATTGTAAAGTGGAGTCttaaatatttcagtttaaacaaaaAACTACTCTGattgtaagtttaaaaaaaaaaaaaaaacagcagcaagCTTTGAAAAAAAGTCCTAGAAAATtatgtttcctttaaaaaaggaaattgcaTTTGAGTGAAATCATATACTATTCACCATAAATTACAGCCTGCCTCCCTTCCAGTATATGCCCCTTGTGCTTCATTTCTTGGCAATGCACAGCAGCAGTGCAATAAGAAACTTTTTTGTGTGGTGACACAGTGTGGGAATGAAGGAGTCAACAGTGCACAAGACCATTTTCAAGAAGTCTTTATGAGAATGTAAGACTTGTGTTCCTGTAGTGTTCTTGCAATGAAACATGTATGCTTACTTACACTGATGCAATCACAATGCCAATAAACCTATAAAATTTAGTTTTCAAGGTGTTACAAGGCACTAGAATAATCCAAAacaaacactgaaaataaaataaagtaggaCTAGAAACTGAAATGGGAATATAGATAAGCTTGgcagaattctatttttaaaagaaataatttcaACAGCTAATACGGATATgtacttttaaacatttttcaatggaggcattcacagttgtgcaaaactATGGGTTTTAAGGGTttattatcaatttaaatttttacagtgGCAAGAAATGATAGAGGGATCAGATCTGAGATTGAAAGAGGTAAAGCGTCATACGCAGGTTGTTTCAGCAGAGCTGTAAACGAGAACTTTATGCAGCATTTGTTACATCACGTTTTATGCTCATTAAGGCAGGACTCTAAGAAGTTCTCCTGCAGCAGCTCGCACACTTTGCCTGCCTGTACATTCCG is a genomic window of Malaclemys terrapin pileata isolate rMalTer1 chromosome 4, rMalTer1.hap1, whole genome shotgun sequence containing:
- the EAPP gene encoding E2F-associated phosphoprotein, whose product is MSRLQEDDDPYVIEEPSDEEPGQSSSEDEVDVLLYGTPNQKRKLIRECLTGESESSSEDEFQKEMEAELNCTMKTMEGKWKSLETGTSSSTGQAGTVTTTKYYDDIYFDSDSEDEDKVGTQAARKKKRHQQRRIPTNDELLYDPEEDDRDQEWVDSQRRGYQNIRRTQQQQSKPPAIPNSDAVLNCPACMTTLCFDCQRHESYKTQYRAMFVMNCSVNKEEVLKYKGPVNKKIQKGHKKMKHSNEITTVQANQEEEEVYHPVKCTECSTEVAVLDKDEVFHFFNVLASHC